One stretch of Aptenodytes patagonicus chromosome 23, bAptPat1.pri.cur, whole genome shotgun sequence DNA includes these proteins:
- the JAM3 gene encoding junctional adhesion molecule C yields MALRRPALLLLLPLLGYRLLAVELTSSNTKPVVQEFQSVELSCIIKSTVTPHPRIEWKKIRDGETSYVFFDNKMQGDFATRAEILSQTSLVIKNTTRMDTATYRCEVAAPSDTKTIDEINIQLTVQVKPMTPRCTVPKAVPVGKTASLHCHENEGYPKSTYSWYRNSEPLSPDTKSNAKFQNSSYTLNPTTGTLVFHAVHKGDTGRYSCIATNDAGFAKCEEQEMEVYDLNIGGIIGGVLVVLAVLVLITLGICCAYRRGYFANSKESGESYKTPAKPDGVNYIRTDDEGDFRHKSSFVI; encoded by the exons gctACAGACTCTTGGCTGTGGAACTGACGTCCAGCAACACCAAGCCCGTGGTGCAGGAATTCCAGA GTGTTGAGCTGTCCTGCATCATTAAATCCACCGTAACACCACATCCCAGAATCGAGTGGAAGAAGATCCGAGATGGCGAAACCTCTTACGTATTTTTTGACAATAAAATGCAGG GAGACTTTGCGACTCGTGCAGAAATTCTGAGCCAGACATCGCTGGTGATTAAAAACACCACCCGGATGGACACTGCCACATACCGCTGCGAAGTGGCAGCACCTTCTGATACTAAAACCATAGATGAGATTAATATCCAGCTTACAGTCCAAG TGAAACCTATGACTCCTAGATGCACTGTGCCTAAAGCTGTACCTGTTGGCAAGACAGCCTCTCTTCACTGCCACGAGAATGAAGGTTACCCAAAGTCCACTTACAGCTGGTACCGCAACAGTGAACCTTTATCACCAGACACGAAATCAAATGCCAAATTCCAGAATTCCTCCTACACCTTGAACCCCACCACAGGCACTCTG GTTTTCCATGCTGTGCACAAAGGAGACACAGGCCGTTACTCCTGCATAGCAACAAACGATGCTGGCTTTGCTAAGTGTGAGGAGCAGGAGATGGAAGTCT ATGACCTCAATATTGGTGGGATAATTGGTGGAGTCCTGGTGGTCCTAGCAGTTTTGGTGCTCATCACTCTTGGCATCTGCTGCGCCTACAGAAGGGGTTACTTTGCAAATAGCAAAGAGAGTGGGGAAAG cTACAAGACTCCAGCAAAACCTGATGGCGTTAACTATATCCGGACAGATGATGAG GGTGACTTCAGACACAAGTCTTCATTTGTCATATAA